The following proteins come from a genomic window of Methanocella conradii HZ254:
- a CDS encoding protein-L-isoaspartate O-methyltransferase, producing the protein MQEEGWERQRGYLIESLRSQGISERVLDAMAKAPRHRFVPKEMELYAYDDVPLPIGEGQTISAPSMVAIMCDVLDIKEGNSVLEVGTGLGYHAAVMSILAGPGKVYTIERKAGLAERARRILKELGFNNVEVFIGDGSEGLPQYAPFDRISVACAAPEIPDPLVRQLKDGGKMVIPIGQYYQDLYLVEKCGDQVNTYNKGGVAFVPLVGKYGFK; encoded by the coding sequence ATCCAGGAAGAAGGATGGGAAAGGCAGCGAGGATACCTGATCGAGTCGCTGAGGTCTCAAGGCATCAGCGAGCGGGTGCTGGATGCCATGGCAAAGGCCCCGAGGCACCGCTTCGTGCCGAAGGAAATGGAGCTATACGCCTATGATGACGTGCCCTTGCCCATAGGCGAAGGCCAGACCATCTCGGCGCCGAGCATGGTCGCGATCATGTGCGACGTCCTGGACATTAAGGAAGGCAATAGCGTTCTGGAGGTGGGCACTGGCCTGGGATACCATGCGGCGGTGATGTCCATCCTCGCCGGCCCTGGAAAGGTATATACTATAGAGCGAAAGGCCGGCCTGGCTGAGCGGGCGAGGCGCATCCTGAAAGAGCTTGGATTTAATAACGTAGAAGTTTTTATTGGTGATGGCAGCGAAGGCCTGCCGCAATACGCCCCCTTTGACAGGATTAGCGTCGCATGCGCCGCTCCTGAGATACCCGACCCGCTCGTCAGGCAGCTAAAGGATGGCGGCAAGATGGTCATACCGATAGGGCAGTATTACCAGGACCTTTACCTGGTGGAGAAATGCGGCGACCAGGTGAATACCTA
- a CDS encoding HVO_0476 family zinc finger protein, with protein MDKIEVVEAACPQCSPEEEVMHTVVKSHLLKCNNCGFIHRLPSKKRKAIKLKVIVSRQDVSSVQEIEVNEDEELHVGDEFVVDVGEEVSGVRVQSLELKTGGRAESAKAGDVRAVWARAIDEVVVKIAVQRREKTESVDYKVNGDYEFTVGDILKVKGHEVRVSAIKVRDGGLYKREGKSARAKDIRRIYSKVLSSERRPAGEGLRASRKKDGKGSEDT; from the coding sequence GTGGATAAAATCGAGGTAGTAGAAGCTGCGTGCCCCCAGTGCAGCCCGGAAGAGGAAGTCATGCACACCGTGGTGAAGAGCCACCTGCTGAAGTGCAACAACTGCGGCTTCATCCACCGGCTGCCGAGCAAAAAGAGGAAGGCTATAAAGCTTAAGGTTATAGTGAGCAGGCAAGACGTGTCATCCGTACAGGAGATCGAGGTAAATGAGGACGAGGAGCTGCACGTAGGCGACGAGTTCGTGGTGGACGTGGGCGAGGAGGTGAGCGGCGTGCGCGTCCAGTCGCTCGAGCTTAAGACGGGGGGCCGGGCGGAGAGCGCGAAGGCCGGTGACGTGCGCGCCGTCTGGGCCAGGGCAATCGACGAGGTCGTCGTCAAGATCGCGGTTCAGCGGCGGGAAAAGACCGAGTCGGTGGACTATAAGGTAAATGGGGACTATGAGTTTACGGTCGGCGACATCTTGAAGGTCAAGGGGCACGAGGTGCGCGTAAGCGCCATAAAGGTAAGGGATGGCGGGCTTTATAAGCGGGAGGGAAAATCGGCCAGGGCCAAGGACATCCGCCGCATCTATTCGAAGGTATTGTCCAGTGAGAGGCGCCCTGCGGGCGAGGGGCTGAGAGCATCCAGGAAGAAGGATGGGAAAGGCAGCGAGGATACCTGA